A window of Osmerus mordax isolate fOsmMor3 chromosome 11, fOsmMor3.pri, whole genome shotgun sequence genomic DNA:
ATGTTAGATTTACTGTAGAACAGTGATGAGGTCACAGCGTGACTCACTGGCAGCGGGCTGTTTGATTGGctctggggtgggggtgttcctGAACCCATCCACTCGGTCATCGCGCTCCCCCTCAAGCTCAAAGGCAGGGTTGGAGAATACGTTCTAGGATGTAACAACAAATGCAGAATCATGGAAACTCTAAAAACTCTTTGCAGCAACAAGAAGAAAACTTGAACTGTTTCTGCCCCGGCTAGAATCCCAGATATAAGATGTTTTTCATCGTACTGTCATGTTCTATCTGTGTTTGAAGGTTGTATCTCTCTCACCTTATATATGTCAGGTGGCTCAGGGGAGTAGATGGACACTTCAGTTTGGTCTGTCATTCTTGGCTATAGTTCAGTTTCAGGTCTCCGGGAAAACATGAGAGTCCAGCTGGAAGCCTTTTCTCAGCAGACAATCAAAGTATGTGAGAATGTTTATTGGTGCGCGAGAAAGGTGAGAAGCTCACCTTGGTTTGCTCCAACATCCTTCAGTCTGCAGTCTGATCACTCACTCCACCAGAGAAGAATCTGAGGCCTTCAAGACCCCAGAACACCACAATCTCTATGACCGCCAATGGGGGGGGGAAAGTTACGGTAATCCTCGACAAGCCCACAAAACAATGTTTACTCCACAAAACTTGAGGGTCCAGGGTAGCAGTGAGTTCAGTGttggtttctctcctctcccagggttCAGGTGCTCCCAGAGCCAGCCTGCCAGGATACGGCGGAAAGGTGTAGACGTGTTGGCGGCTGTTCTTGTTTTGCTGACGGTGAGTAATTTGTTACAAAAGGGTTCTAGAACCCCCTTCATGGTGTTCCACAAAGCCAAGTCAGCTGAGAGGACTGAGCTGTGAGCagggagccggggggggggggggggggggggaggttggaaGGAGGGGGTTGCAGAGGACTGAGCCTTGAGAtcagggacagaggaggaggggtgggagggggggggagggtggaggtggacatGGGCCAGGGGACAAGGGTAGGAGTGGTTGCGGCTCCTTCTAAACTCTTTATAATACCCGTAATGATAATCCCATCTTTTAAAACttttacaggcacacacacacacggtacacacaAAACCAGTGGCACTGGTGAGTACAGATTGAGCCATTTGGACTACAGATTGAGCCATTTGTGGTAACAAGGCCTCATTAGTAAAACGCTGGAGTACTGCATGATGAATTCTAGATGTTCTGAAGTGGAGTCTGAGATCATGGGAATACCTACAGTTCTCAGAATAGAGAACAGAAAATAGAAAATGTTAATTCCAAAAGTAGATTTTGCAATAAAAAAAGATATTGCTCAATCTCAACTTCCATGTTTCACTTGTGTTTGTTACTGAAAGATCACAGTTCATATAAAAGTGATGTACTCTTGCTTTTGTGGGCTTCACTCTgcagtatcacacacactgttgctgGGACAATCTTGTGTCTTGCAACTGGATATGCAGGCTGTATCTATCCTGTGGCTcatcctctctgttctctctctccagctcggtGAGTAGATCTTTCTtttccctgtcctcttctctgctctttTCTGCAGCTGTAACACCATGCAGTTGTACTGAGGACTTTGAAGAAGAACCGTATGGATACACTGAAACATTGCTGTGTATGTTTGGGTGCATGtcttactgtgtgtctgtgtctgtgtacactAGTGTGTATGCAGGAGACCGACTATGAGTGGGAATACGAGTACGACGACATGGAGTTCCCTCAGAACTGTTCCATCAGTGAGGTCATCAAAGGGGGACGGGTGTCCTATATGCAGGCTGGCGTTCCAGGTAGCAGGCTCACCTATCACTGTGAGCAGGGCCAGtatccctcccctgtctcctatAGGCTCTGTGGAATGGATGGAGAGTGGTCTTCCATGAGGCTGGCCAGTGGAAGAAAGGTTTCACAAGCAAGCTGTAAAGGTAAGCCTGGTAAATATTATAGGATACAGCTAGTCATTGTTATGTAAAGTAATCTGTAATAACTTCTGTTATACTCTTTTACGACCGCCCACCACCCCAGATGTTTTGTGTCCGGGCCAAGTCCAGTTGGACAATGGAGAGTTCTGGCCCAGGGACCAGTGGCTGCGTCCAGGACAAAACCAGAGCTTCTCCTGCCACGAGGGCTACCCCATGAAAGGCTCTGCCCAGAGGACCTGCACCCTGGAAGGGGACTGGACTGGGACCACCCCCCTGTGTGGCAAGCAAGGTGAGAATAGGACTTCTTTTAAGCTGGGACCTGGATTTTACCTGTACTTTCAGAAACTGCAGACGGATGAATTTGTCATTCACAACGTAGTCGCACAATAAATGTTCTGATTTAAATAAGTTATTTTTGAAAGAGGAGAAATCGGCTGTTTCCATTTCAGTGATTACCACTTTGTACAAATTGTGTCATTCGTAAAGTCTAAGTAAAATAAGGCGAGAGAAGACCTCTTATATGGAAGCAGGCTATGAAACTCTGCTGTATCTTTTTACTCCCTATCTACCTATTCCCCTCTTcttttcatccttctctctatccctccccacCAGATGATGACTGTACAGACCCAGGCATCCCACCAGGCGCTCTGCGGACCTCTGGTCGGCTCCGTGTGGGAGACAAGATCCAGTACCGCTGCCAGAGTGGCATGGATCTGCTGGGTTCATCTGAGAGAGTCTGTCTGGAGGCCCGAGAATGGAGCGGGTCAGAGCCTCGATGTCAGGGTCAGTGAGCGGACCACACCAGAGCTGGCCAAGCTGAAGTGCCAGAGACAAAAAAACATTCATACACATATTTAAGAGTTTACAGTAACTGGTATTTGGTTCCTTGTTCTGCAGTCATGTTTTTCACTTCAGTTTTATAGAGATTTgtccttttggggggggggggggggggggggactcgttTTAAGAACAGGGTTGAGCAATCTCAAAGACTCTTCTTACAATTGCAAATTGtgctaaatatgtgtgtgtgtgtgcgtgtgttgcagCACCGTTTGCCTTTGACTCTCCCAGCTCTGTGGCCCAGGCCATGGGAGGATCCTTCTCTGGAGTCATGGATGTCCTTTCTCCAGAgttcaaaaagaaagaaaagaaaggtgaacagagagagaaaaacaaaggagaatagatgaagacagagagtgtgcatttgggtgtttgtgtgtttgtgtgagtgttcatgtgtgtgcatgtgagaagcACTGTACGTGCCCCATGACCCCTGCGTTCCTCTATGCTGTTCCAGTGACCTTTGAGCGCGTGCTGCGTATCACCGATGGCCGCATAAACATCTTCATCCTGCTGGACACCTCCGGCAGCATCACCGCACAACAGTTCGAGCAGGCCAGGACTGCCACCATTGCCCTCATACGCAAGGTACAGTAGACCTCCATGAACTTCTATTCAGTTTAACACTgaactcacacattcacacacaacacatgcaatTCTGATGAGTATGCTAACTTTCCCCAACATATCAATGTGATATCTGGATTCAGTTAATTAATTATTTGGATATTTCATTAATGAATGTAATAATTACAGAAATGTATTCATTCCCACATCTCTCCTGCAGTTGGACAGCTATCAGGTTCAGATGAGGTTCCATGTGACATCATATGCCAGCACGGCCATAAAGATAGTCTCTATCTTGGAACCCTGGTGTGACAATGCTGATGAAGTCATCCAACACCTGAATGAATTTGACCACAACAGTATGTCACTCAAATGGTTATTTGTGTATACATTCATTCTTTCCATTAatccattaattaattaatctatccatccatccatagatCCATCCGTTTTTTTGTCCCCTCCAGGTCACAAGAGCCAGACTGGTACCAACTTGTATGCCGCTCTACGCACCGTCTACGAAGAGATGTCCTTTCTCAAACACAATGCAATAGAACGGAAATTCTTTAACCAGACGCAGAATGTCATCCTCATTGAGACAGATGGTAGGTCAGGTAGACAGAAGGTATGTCAGGTAAACAGATGGTAGGTCAGGTAGACAGCCATCATTGTTCTACAGGCTTCTCTAACACAGGCTCCTTGTTCTATGGGGTTCTCTAACACATACTCCTTGTTCTACAGGCTTCTCTAACACAGGCTCCTTGTTCTCTAGGGTTCTCTAACACAGGCTCCTTGTTCTACAGGGTTCTCTAACACAGGCTCCAGTGCGCTTGCGATGCTGGCCCAGATCCGGGATCTCCTGGGGTACAGTCCCACATCCAAGGAACACTCTCACGAGGACCTGCTAGGTCTGACACTGCTGCAGGAGTTGTCTCACGATACACTGCAaacctggctcacacacacacacattcacagtttACAGAACAATGATAATCCAAGatactgtctttctttctcttattctttcactcttttacaatttttctttgtataatgtgtgtgtgttccctataGACGTGTATGTGTTTGGATTGGGAGACAAAGTGAATAAAAAGGAGCTGAATGACATCGCCTCCAACAAGAGAGATGATCCTCATTTGTTCATCCTGAGGGAAGCCAAGACTCTGGGAGAGGTCTTCAACACCATGATCAGTAggctatctatctgtctgtctgtctgtctgtctgtccgttttacatttacatttacatttacatttagtcatttagcagacgctcttatccagagcgacttacagtaagtacagggacattccccagaggcaagtagggtgaagtgccttgcccaaggacacaacgtcagtttgcatgaccgggaatcgaactggcaaccttcggattactagcccgattccctcaccgctcagccacctgactcccttttctcACCGGCTCAAGAATTATTAAtcttctgtgttgtgtgtgtgtgtacaggtgatgAGAGTGTGATCATGTGTGGTATTGCACAAGAGGATGTCTCCAGCGACAGTAAAGCTCACACCAGACCCTGGCGCGTCAACATCATCACGGTGCAAACCCTCTTCAAT
This region includes:
- the si:ch1073-280e3.1 gene encoding complement factor B, with the translated sequence MQAVSILWLILSVLSLQLVCMQETDYEWEYEYDDMEFPQNCSISEVIKGGRVSYMQAGVPGSRLTYHCEQGQYPSPVSYRLCGMDGEWSSMRLASGRKVSQASCKDVLCPGQVQLDNGEFWPRDQWLRPGQNQSFSCHEGYPMKGSAQRTCTLEGDWTGTTPLCGKQDDDCTDPGIPPGALRTSGRLRVGDKIQYRCQSGMDLLGSSERVCLEAREWSGSEPRCQAPFAFDSPSSVAQAMGGSFSGVMDVLSPEFKKKEKKVTFERVLRITDGRINIFILLDTSGSITAQQFEQARTATIALIRKLDSYQVQMRFHVTSYASTAIKIVSILEPWCDNADEVIQHLNEFDHNSHKSQTGTNLYAALRTVYEEMSFLKHNAIERKFFNQTQNVILIETDGFSNTGSSALAMLAQIRDLLGYSPTSKEHSHEDLLDVYVFGLGDKVNKKELNDIASNKRDDPHLFILREAKTLGEVFNTMISDESVIMCGIAQEDVSSDSKAHTRPWRVNIITTGSRSEKCQGTILSEDWVLTAAHCFSNAGHEGLEEQQTTIEYGGGSVSAANLFLHPLYDVMGLKHKNVKEFYDYDIALVKVQRSIPISQKARPICLPCTKPASRAMKMRPDSTCKQHWNALFPTEMTRAYFIHKETRKQTHIHTGSRRPDCVKHAERTLTQNTTVTLDEYVPDRFLCTGGTPSQMDASATKGDSGGALFLTKRMRNFQVGVVSWGTVDIHKKPSDKEHARDFHINIFKLMPWLRQHLGTKLDFLPDE